A genomic region of Halobaculum lipolyticum contains the following coding sequences:
- a CDS encoding FAD-dependent oxidoreductase, with translation MTDPVVVVGGDAAGLSAASKLAREDPDRAVIVFERGAWVSYAHCGIPYYVKGEVDRLDDLLSLTPDEVDDRGIDLRRNHEVVAVDTDAGSVRVEGPDGAFDRPYGDLVVATGARARSDPVSGSDLDGAFTVHGLDSAATIRAALTPPAAFAVEDLGGEDFVDREAAEHYGAMDPPETAAIVGGGYVGVEMAEALSAWDLDVHLFQRSSLPLAPFGDAVGEAVADHLADRDVTLHLGESVRRLLGDGGRVSGLVCDDGTTLDVGLAVVGVGVAPNVEVLADTPVELGDSGAVAVDEYGETSVPGVYAAGDCAEDRHVVTGAPAWVPLGLTANRAGRAIGATLAGTPTEVGRIAGTAVVKAFDQECGRAGIVDPERARREGFDPVAETVTAGSRSGYYPGNAETTVTLVADRDSGRLLGGSIVGTDRAAIRIDTVATALEAGLTVGEVERLDLAYAPPFSPVWDPVLVAAKVLGGSLDG, from the coding sequence GTGACAGATCCGGTGGTGGTCGTCGGCGGCGACGCGGCGGGGCTGAGCGCGGCGAGCAAACTCGCCCGCGAGGACCCCGACCGCGCGGTGATCGTCTTCGAGCGCGGCGCGTGGGTGTCGTACGCCCACTGCGGGATCCCGTACTACGTGAAAGGCGAGGTCGACCGGCTCGACGACCTGCTGTCGTTGACGCCCGACGAGGTCGACGACCGCGGGATCGACCTGCGGCGCAACCACGAGGTCGTCGCCGTCGACACCGACGCCGGGAGCGTCCGCGTCGAGGGGCCGGACGGGGCGTTCGACCGACCGTACGGCGACCTCGTCGTCGCGACCGGCGCCCGCGCGCGCTCGGATCCGGTCTCGGGGAGCGACCTCGACGGCGCCTTCACCGTCCACGGGCTGGACTCGGCGGCGACGATCCGGGCCGCGTTGACTCCGCCCGCGGCGTTCGCCGTCGAGGACCTCGGCGGCGAGGACTTCGTCGACCGCGAAGCCGCCGAACACTACGGGGCGATGGACCCTCCGGAGACGGCCGCCATCGTCGGCGGGGGCTACGTCGGCGTGGAGATGGCCGAGGCGCTGTCCGCGTGGGACCTCGACGTCCACCTGTTCCAGCGGTCCTCGCTCCCGCTGGCGCCGTTCGGCGACGCCGTCGGTGAGGCGGTCGCCGACCACCTCGCCGACCGCGACGTGACGCTCCACCTCGGCGAGTCCGTCCGGCGGCTCCTCGGCGACGGCGGCCGCGTCTCCGGACTGGTGTGTGACGACGGGACGACGCTCGACGTCGGGCTGGCCGTCGTCGGCGTCGGCGTCGCGCCGAACGTCGAGGTGCTGGCGGACACACCGGTCGAACTGGGCGACTCCGGCGCCGTCGCCGTCGACGAGTACGGCGAGACGAGCGTGCCGGGGGTGTACGCCGCGGGCGACTGCGCCGAGGACCGCCACGTCGTCACCGGCGCCCCCGCGTGGGTGCCGCTCGGACTCACCGCCAACCGCGCCGGTCGGGCGATCGGCGCCACCCTCGCCGGGACCCCCACCGAGGTCGGTCGGATCGCCGGCACCGCCGTGGTGAAGGCGTTCGACCAGGAGTGCGGTCGCGCCGGCATCGTCGACCCCGAGCGCGCCCGCCGCGAGGGGTTCGACCCGGTCGCCGAGACGGTCACCGCCGGGTCGCGGTCGGGCTACTACCCCGGCAACGCGGAGACGACGGTGACGCTCGTCGCCGACCGCGACTCGGGACGGCTCCTCGGTGGGTCCATCGTCGGCACCGACCGTGCGGCGATCCGGATCGACACCGTCGCGACCGCGCTGGAGGCGGGGCTGACGGTCGGCGAGGTCGAGCGGTTGGACCTGGCGTACGCGCCGCCGTTCAGCCCCGTCTGGGACCCGGTGCTCGTCGCCGCGAAGGTGCTCGGCGGGTCGCTCGACGGCTGA
- a CDS encoding pyridoxamine 5'-phosphate oxidase family protein — MDTPDAVTMSDAERDEFLGDGGVGVLSFATDADESGAPHSVPVSYGYDGVENAFYFRLAVGADSEKPPLPDRPVTFVTYDDVDDVWHSVVAAGRLVPTDDDAVATAALEGLSRVGIPLVDAFGRPTAEVQFEFYRLDPDSLTGRREASVEV; from the coding sequence ATGGACACGCCCGATGCGGTGACGATGAGCGATGCCGAGCGCGACGAGTTCCTCGGCGACGGGGGTGTGGGCGTCCTCTCGTTCGCGACGGACGCGGACGAGTCGGGCGCGCCTCACAGCGTCCCGGTGTCGTACGGCTACGACGGCGTCGAGAACGCGTTCTACTTCCGGCTGGCCGTCGGCGCCGACAGCGAGAAGCCGCCGCTGCCGGACCGGCCGGTGACGTTCGTCACGTACGACGACGTCGACGACGTGTGGCACAGCGTCGTCGCCGCGGGGCGGCTGGTCCCGACCGACGACGACGCGGTCGCGACGGCGGCGCTCGAGGGACTCTCCCGTGTCGGCATCCCGCTCGTCGACGCGTTCGGCCGGCCGACCGCGGAGGTGCAGTTCGAGTTCTACCGCCTCGACCCCGACAGCCTCACGGGTCGCCGCGAGGCGAGCGTCGAGGTGTGA
- a CDS encoding DUF21 domain-containing protein, whose product MSPSRSVSDPRRRATTSNSATNAASAAASPRARAVIVGSGTWSPAPPERIASVGSCPVSRRDGYLSFAHGLECRGDRRAGGTERVLLEQRDAHRHAPRRLVDERPDSGDPDRAVLRELRHDPHRLLVTILVGNNVVDVAIASLTTVLVTEYPLDGTDVTVATIAASFLILILILILIFGEIVPMSHGLGRVRVGHDRGAAGRGRRDLAVPGRRRRLRRRHATDHRVHRRGDGHRVALHRRVRPDGERSPVGRRRPVVPTRRPHPTSRSRRCS is encoded by the coding sequence GTGAGCCCGAGCCGCTCCGTCAGCGACCCGAGGAGGCGGGCGACGACGAGCAACAGCGCGACGAACGCCGCGAGCGCGGCGGCGTCCCCGAGAGCGAGGGCCGTCATCGTCGGTTCCGGAACGTGGTCACCGGCGCCCCCGGAACGGATCGCTTCTGTGGGCTCGTGTCCGGTGAGCAGACGTGATGGATATCTATCGTTCGCCCACGGTCTTGAGTGTCGTGGCGATCGTCGCGCGGGTGGGACTGAGCGCGTTCTTCTCGAGCAGCGAGACGCCCACCGTCACGCTCCTCGACGACTGGTCGACGAGCGGCCCGACAGCGGCGACCCGGACAGAGCGGTGCTGCGCGAACTCCGGCACGACCCCCACCGACTGCTGGTGACGATCCTCGTGGGGAACAACGTCGTCGACGTCGCGATCGCGAGCCTCACCACTGTGCTGGTGACGGAATACCCCCTGGACGGGACGGACGTCACCGTCGCGACGATCGCCGCCAGCTTCTTGATCCTGATCCTGATCTTGATCTTGATCTTCGGGGAGATCGTGCCGATGTCCCACGGGCTGGGTCGCGTCCGAGTGGGCCACGACCGTGGCGCGGCCGGTCGCGGTCGTCGAGACCTCGCTGTCCCCGGTCGTCGTCGTCGTCTTCGACGTCGTCACGCGACGGATCACCGCGTTCATCGGCGGGGAGACGGACATCGAGTCGCCCTACACCGACGAGTGAGGCCGGACGGTGAACGGTCGCCCGTCGGCCGTCGCCGTCCCGTCGTCCCGACCCGTCGTCCCCACCCGACGTCCCGCTCCCGCCGGTGCAGTTAA
- a CDS encoding glycerate kinase type-2 family protein yields MTEDAHEAAAAVAVDRPGADGDPTDAEATALACLEAGVAAALPARVVAASISLDGDTLRVGDASYDLTQFDDLFVVGGGKAADGVATALERLLGDRIGDGVVLVDEGPTEPADDAAAGAVRRIRGGHPVPTEAGVAGTARALELVRAADERTLVLAVVTGGASALFAAPDPAVGVDALTETTAALLRAGADVAEINAVRKHLSRVKGGRLAATAAPATVVGIAISDVVGDDPGVIGSGPTVPDESTFADAVAVLDRYDLDVPRAVRDHLGRGERGETDETPGPGDPAFDRVTTHVIATARTAIDAAAAAARDRGYEPLVLSSRIRGEAREAGVVHAAVAEEVATTGDPVEPPAVVLSGGETTVTVDGDGTGGPNLECALAAGVEFADPRSPLAGRDCAFLAVDTDGRDGSTDAAGALVTPDTVADRAAARAALADNDALPALREAGALLVTGATGTNVNDLRLVVVEE; encoded by the coding sequence ATGACCGAGGACGCTCACGAGGCGGCTGCCGCGGTCGCCGTCGACCGCCCCGGCGCCGACGGCGATCCGACCGACGCGGAGGCGACCGCGCTGGCGTGTCTCGAAGCGGGGGTGGCGGCGGCGCTCCCCGCGCGCGTCGTCGCCGCGTCGATATCGCTCGACGGCGACACCCTCCGCGTCGGCGACGCGAGCTACGACCTGACCCAGTTCGACGACCTGTTCGTCGTCGGCGGCGGGAAGGCCGCCGACGGCGTCGCGACGGCGCTGGAGCGACTCCTCGGCGACCGGATCGGCGACGGTGTCGTGCTCGTCGACGAGGGGCCGACGGAACCGGCGGACGACGCGGCGGCCGGCGCGGTACGGCGGATCCGCGGCGGCCACCCGGTGCCGACCGAGGCGGGCGTCGCGGGGACCGCTCGCGCGCTGGAGCTGGTCCGCGCCGCCGACGAGCGGACTCTCGTGCTCGCGGTCGTCACCGGCGGCGCGAGCGCGCTGTTCGCGGCGCCGGACCCGGCGGTCGGCGTTGACGCGCTCACGGAGACCACGGCGGCGCTGTTGCGGGCGGGAGCCGACGTCGCCGAGATCAACGCGGTCCGCAAGCACCTGTCGCGAGTCAAGGGGGGTCGACTCGCCGCCACGGCCGCGCCGGCGACGGTCGTCGGCATCGCGATCAGCGACGTCGTCGGCGACGACCCCGGCGTGATCGGGAGCGGCCCGACCGTCCCGGACGAGTCGACGTTCGCCGACGCGGTCGCGGTGCTCGACCGGTACGATCTCGACGTTCCGCGAGCCGTCCGCGACCACCTCGGTCGCGGCGAGCGGGGCGAGACCGACGAGACGCCCGGCCCGGGCGACCCGGCGTTCGACCGGGTCACGACCCACGTGATCGCGACGGCCCGCACCGCGATCGACGCGGCCGCGGCCGCGGCCCGCGATCGGGGGTACGAGCCGCTCGTGTTGTCGAGCCGGATCCGGGGGGAGGCACGGGAGGCGGGCGTGGTCCACGCCGCCGTCGCCGAGGAGGTCGCGACGACGGGCGACCCGGTCGAGCCGCCGGCGGTCGTCCTCTCGGGCGGGGAGACGACCGTGACCGTCGACGGCGACGGCACCGGCGGACCGAACCTCGAGTGCGCGCTCGCCGCGGGAGTCGAGTTCGCCGACCCGCGCTCGCCGCTGGCGGGGCGCGACTGCGCGTTCCTCGCGGTCGACACGGACGGCCGCGACGGCAGCACCGACGCCGCAGGGGCGCTCGTCACGCCCGACACCGTCGCCGACCGCGCGGCCGCCCGGGCGGCGCTGGCCGACAACGACGCGCTCCCGGCGCTACGGGAGGCAGGCGCGCTCCTCGTGACCGGCGCGACCGGGACGAACGTGAACGACCTCCGGCTCGTGGTCGTCGAGGAGTAG
- a CDS encoding ABC transporter ATP-binding protein, whose protein sequence is MSTGRPVVDPDEQPGSWGDNPIWRIYRTYGRGSSGYALSGAAFTVVGRLFGLVPALVIGVTVDAIFLAERPYRLPFVPESVVPTAPADQLLFSIGVLVTATLLGALASWGENWGWSVFAQRVQRDLRVDAYDRLQRLDLAYFSGRRTGDLMSVLNNDVNALESFLENALGATLWIVATIAGIGVILVGLNLPLTAVTLLPVPLLAAFTLLFTRVIEPRYLSIREEIGDLNSRLENNVGGIEVIKTEGAEAYERDRVAESSTEYLRATLAAVRIRITYFPGLSVISGLGFAVTFLVGGLWVLGRPPLGLTGTLSPGEFVTFVIYAQQFVWPIVRLGNIVDSYERAKAAAGRVRDVMARDPAVDDAPDAEPLVVADGAVVFDGVSFAYGDEPVIRDVSFAVDGGETVGVVGPTGAGKSTLLKLLPRLYDPDEGAVRVDGTDVREVTTRSLRRSIGYVSQEPFLFFGSVRDNVAYGTFDASDEAVEEAARRAHAHEFVERLPDGYDTLVGERGVKLSGGQRQRLALARTMLKDPAILVLDEATSAVDTETEAIIRARLDEFAAERTTFVIAHRLSTVRDADRVLVLDDGRVVEDGTHEDLLAADGLYADFWRVQTGDIASLPPAFLERALARQSEVALGDADED, encoded by the coding sequence GTGAGTACAGGCCGACCCGTCGTCGACCCGGACGAACAGCCGGGGTCGTGGGGCGACAACCCCATCTGGCGCATCTACCGCACGTACGGCCGCGGCAGCAGCGGATACGCCCTCTCCGGCGCGGCGTTCACCGTCGTCGGGCGGCTGTTCGGGCTGGTCCCCGCGCTCGTCATCGGCGTCACGGTCGACGCGATCTTCCTCGCCGAGCGCCCGTACCGGCTCCCGTTCGTCCCCGAGTCGGTCGTGCCGACCGCCCCCGCCGACCAACTGCTGTTCTCGATCGGCGTGCTCGTGACGGCGACGCTGCTGGGCGCGCTCGCGTCGTGGGGGGAGAACTGGGGGTGGAGCGTGTTCGCCCAGCGCGTCCAGCGCGACCTCCGCGTCGACGCCTACGACCGCCTCCAGCGGCTCGATCTGGCGTACTTCTCCGGTCGCCGCACGGGCGACCTGATGAGCGTCCTCAACAACGACGTGAACGCGCTGGAGTCGTTCCTAGAGAACGCCCTCGGCGCGACGCTGTGGATCGTCGCCACCATCGCCGGCATCGGCGTGATCCTCGTCGGCTTGAACCTCCCGCTGACGGCCGTCACGCTGCTGCCGGTGCCGCTGCTGGCGGCGTTCACGCTGCTGTTCACGCGGGTCATCGAGCCGCGCTACCTCTCGATCCGCGAGGAGATCGGCGACCTCAACTCCCGGCTGGAGAACAACGTCGGCGGCATCGAGGTGATCAAGACCGAGGGCGCCGAGGCGTACGAGCGCGACCGGGTCGCCGAGTCGTCGACCGAGTACCTCCGCGCGACGCTGGCGGCCGTCCGGATCCGGATCACCTACTTCCCGGGACTCTCCGTCATCTCGGGGCTGGGGTTCGCGGTCACCTTCCTCGTCGGCGGGCTGTGGGTGCTCGGTCGGCCGCCGCTGGGACTGACGGGGACGCTGTCGCCCGGCGAGTTCGTCACGTTCGTCATCTACGCCCAGCAGTTCGTCTGGCCGATCGTCCGCCTCGGCAACATCGTCGACAGCTACGAGCGCGCGAAAGCCGCCGCGGGCCGCGTCCGCGACGTGATGGCCCGCGACCCCGCCGTCGACGACGCGCCCGACGCCGAGCCGCTCGTCGTCGCCGACGGCGCGGTGGTGTTCGACGGCGTCTCGTTCGCCTACGGCGACGAGCCGGTGATCCGGGACGTGTCGTTCGCCGTCGACGGCGGGGAGACGGTCGGCGTCGTCGGCCCGACCGGCGCGGGGAAGTCCACCCTCCTGAAACTGCTCCCGCGGCTGTACGACCCCGACGAGGGCGCGGTCCGCGTCGACGGGACGGACGTGCGCGAGGTGACGACCCGGAGCCTCCGGCGGTCGATCGGCTACGTGAGTCAGGAGCCGTTCCTGTTCTTCGGGAGCGTCCGCGACAACGTCGCCTACGGCACGTTCGACGCGAGCGACGAGGCCGTCGAGGAGGCGGCTCGGCGCGCCCACGCCCACGAGTTCGTCGAACGACTGCCCGACGGCTACGACACGCTCGTCGGCGAGCGCGGCGTGAAGCTGTCGGGGGGCCAGCGCCAGCGGCTCGCGCTCGCGCGGACGATGCTGAAAGACCCCGCGATCCTCGTGCTCGACGAAGCGACCTCCGCCGTCGACACGGAGACGGAGGCGATCATCCGGGCGCGCCTCGACGAGTTCGCCGCCGAGCGGACGACGTTCGTCATCGCCCACCGCCTGTCGACGGTGCGCGACGCCGACCGCGTGCTCGTGCTCGATGACGGCCGCGTCGTCGAGGACGGCACCCACGAGGACCTGCTGGCGGCCGACGGGCTGTACGCCGACTTCTGGCGCGTCCAGACGGGCGACATCGCCTCGTTGCCGCCGGCGTTCCTCGAACGCGCGCTCGCCCGGCAGTCGGAGGTCGCGCTCGGCGACGCGGACGAGGACTGA
- a CDS encoding cation:proton antiporter, whose amino-acid sequence MTALALGDAAALAAFVALLLVVARLLGSLTERLGLTRVVGELATGFVLGPSVLGRAAPAATDWFAPALASPLLAELSLLGLVLLLALAGLETDVDLIRSYARDVVAIGSAGLAVPFVLGVGVGVVVPAALLTGESSRLVFALFLATSLCISAIPVVVRILIDLEAFDSPLGQRTVATAMFTDVVGWLLLGVVVGVARAGRLDGRAFATVVLVLAAFLIGAAVVGQRAVDAAVARLPADDVGGHLLVVVAAAVGASALAHAVGIEPALGAFVAGVLFARAGGIPERARSAFERGTLRVFAPVFFGVAGLEANLGLLADPTVAVVGAATLAVATVGKVGGVYLAATALGYDRTDAAGMGVGLNARGAIEIVIATVGLDLGILSPRMYTVVLLVAVITSAMTPPLLRRILDGADGAAVAERSVEST is encoded by the coding sequence ATGACGGCCCTCGCTCTCGGGGACGCCGCCGCGCTCGCGGCGTTCGTCGCGCTGTTGCTCGTCGTCGCCCGCCTCCTCGGGTCGCTGACGGAGCGGCTCGGGCTCACCAGAGTCGTCGGCGAACTCGCCACCGGCTTCGTCCTCGGCCCGTCGGTGCTCGGGCGGGCGGCGCCCGCGGCGACCGACTGGTTCGCGCCGGCGCTGGCGTCGCCGCTGTTGGCGGAGCTGTCGCTGCTGGGGTTGGTGTTGCTCCTCGCGCTGGCCGGGCTCGAGACGGACGTCGACCTGATCCGGTCGTACGCCCGCGACGTGGTGGCGATCGGTTCGGCCGGACTCGCGGTGCCGTTCGTGCTCGGCGTCGGCGTCGGCGTCGTCGTCCCCGCGGCGTTGTTGACCGGCGAGTCCTCGCGGCTCGTGTTCGCGCTGTTCCTGGCGACGTCGCTGTGTATCTCTGCGATCCCCGTGGTCGTCCGGATCCTCATCGACCTAGAGGCGTTCGACAGCCCGCTCGGCCAGCGGACGGTGGCGACGGCGATGTTCACCGACGTCGTCGGCTGGCTGCTCCTCGGCGTCGTCGTCGGTGTCGCACGCGCCGGCCGGCTCGACGGACGCGCGTTCGCGACGGTCGTACTCGTGCTCGCCGCGTTCCTGATCGGGGCGGCGGTCGTCGGCCAGCGCGCCGTCGACGCCGCGGTGGCTCGCCTCCCGGCGGACGACGTCGGCGGCCACCTGCTCGTCGTCGTCGCCGCGGCCGTCGGCGCGAGCGCGCTCGCACACGCCGTGGGGATCGAACCGGCGCTGGGGGCGTTCGTCGCGGGGGTGTTGTTCGCCCGGGCGGGCGGGATCCCCGAGCGGGCACGCTCGGCGTTCGAACGGGGGACGCTGCGGGTGTTCGCCCCCGTGTTCTTCGGCGTCGCGGGCCTGGAGGCGAACCTCGGACTGTTGGCCGACCCGACCGTCGCGGTCGTCGGGGCCGCGACGCTCGCCGTCGCCACCGTCGGCAAGGTCGGCGGGGTGTACCTCGCGGCCACGGCGCTGGGCTACGACCGGACGGACGCGGCCGGGATGGGCGTCGGGCTGAACGCCCGCGGCGCGATCGAGATCGTCATCGCGACCGTCGGGCTCGACCTCGGCATCCTGAGCCCGCGGATGTACACGGTGGTGCTGCTCGTGGCCGTGATTACCTCCGCGATGACGCCGCCGTTGCTCCGGCGGATCCTGGACGGCGCCGACGGCGCCGCAGTAGCCGAACGCTCGGTCGAGTCGACCTGA
- a CDS encoding APC family permease translates to MTGDDAARGATGESATTDGRRTRDLGPTEAVAPTLARDLGFLEVVVYGVGLILGAGIYAILGAAAGVAGEAVPLAFLTAAVVASFTGLSYAELASRYPRGEGDYVYVREALGSKSLAEVVAALRVFVGVVSAAAVALAFAGYLSGVADVPTTVAALALVALASLVNFWGIEFSAKLNVVFTAAEVAGLAVVIWVGAGAWGTVDVFDASVGVPGVLEATFLVFFAYLGFGSVVNVAEETTDPTRTVPRALLVAIAVTTLLYVAVAFSAVGLVDPAALGASDSPLALVAAAGGGDAVGSLVAAIALTSTANTVLILFVSTSRLTYGVSKSEYRSFPTLFSRIHPRRRTPHLAVALVGALAVPFVLLGDLVVVAGVANAALLVVFVAVNAALVKLRWDRPDEHGGFTAPGTVGRVAVTGVLGILSSLGLLVLFLRSLV, encoded by the coding sequence GTGACCGGCGACGACGCCGCGCGCGGAGCGACCGGCGAGAGCGCGACGACGGACGGCAGGCGGACCCGGGACCTCGGGCCGACCGAGGCGGTCGCGCCGACGCTCGCACGCGACCTGGGCTTCCTAGAGGTCGTGGTGTACGGCGTCGGGCTGATCCTCGGCGCGGGCATCTACGCCATCCTCGGCGCCGCCGCGGGCGTCGCCGGCGAGGCGGTCCCGCTGGCGTTCCTGACGGCGGCGGTCGTCGCCTCGTTCACGGGTCTCAGCTACGCCGAACTCGCTTCGCGCTACCCGCGCGGGGAGGGCGACTACGTGTACGTCCGCGAGGCGCTGGGCAGCAAGTCGCTGGCGGAGGTGGTCGCCGCGCTCCGCGTGTTCGTCGGCGTCGTCTCCGCGGCGGCCGTCGCGCTCGCGTTCGCGGGCTACCTCTCGGGGGTCGCGGACGTGCCGACGACCGTCGCGGCGCTGGCGCTCGTCGCCCTCGCGTCGCTCGTCAACTTCTGGGGGATCGAGTTCTCCGCGAAGCTCAACGTCGTGTTCACCGCCGCGGAGGTCGCCGGGCTGGCGGTCGTGATCTGGGTCGGCGCGGGGGCGTGGGGCACCGTCGACGTGTTCGACGCGTCCGTGGGCGTGCCGGGCGTGCTGGAGGCGACGTTCCTCGTGTTCTTCGCGTACCTCGGGTTCGGCTCGGTGGTGAACGTCGCCGAGGAGACGACCGACCCGACGCGCACCGTCCCGCGCGCGCTGCTGGTCGCCATCGCGGTCACGACGCTTTTGTACGTCGCCGTCGCGTTCTCGGCGGTCGGGCTGGTCGACCCGGCGGCGCTGGGCGCCAGCGACTCCCCGCTCGCGCTCGTCGCCGCGGCCGGCGGCGGCGACGCCGTCGGCAGCCTCGTCGCGGCAATCGCGCTCACCTCGACGGCGAACACGGTGTTGATCCTGTTCGTCTCCACCTCCCGGCTCACCTACGGCGTCTCGAAGTCGGAGTACCGCTCGTTCCCGACGCTGTTCTCGCGGATCCACCCGCGCCGGCGGACGCCCCACCTCGCCGTCGCGCTCGTCGGCGCGCTCGCGGTCCCGTTCGTACTGCTGGGGGATCTGGTCGTCGTCGCGGGCGTCGCGAACGCGGCGCTGTTGGTCGTGTTCGTGGCCGTCAACGCGGCGCTGGTGAAACTCCGCTGGGACCGCCCGGACGAGCACGGCGGCTTCACCGCGCCCGGGACCGTCGGCCGAGTGGCCGTGACGGGCGTGCTCGGGATCCTCTCGTCGCTGGGGCTGCTGGTGTTGTTCCTCCGGTCGCTCGTGTAG
- a CDS encoding metal-dependent hydrolase: MMLPTHALAGMALALPVAAVAPEAAPVAFLAGLLGGVVPDLDLYVGHRRTLHFPVYYTVGAAVAVPVAAVVATPAAVAVAVFLAAAALHCVADVFGGGLELRPWRATADHAVYDHFNGRWIAPRRWVRYDGAPEDFLLSAALAGALWGPVGAAQEPLVAGAVAVAAAYAALRRVLPGVVELLVDRLPDPVVGRLPARYRESGASAGGRVRSPNGR, translated from the coding sequence ATGATGCTTCCGACCCACGCGCTGGCGGGGATGGCGCTCGCGCTCCCGGTCGCCGCCGTGGCGCCCGAGGCGGCCCCCGTCGCCTTCCTCGCGGGGCTGCTGGGCGGGGTCGTCCCCGACCTCGACCTGTACGTGGGCCACCGCCGAACCCTCCACTTCCCGGTGTACTACACCGTCGGCGCCGCCGTCGCCGTCCCCGTCGCCGCCGTCGTCGCCACGCCCGCCGCGGTCGCGGTCGCCGTGTTCCTCGCGGCGGCGGCGCTCCACTGCGTCGCCGACGTGTTCGGCGGCGGACTGGAACTCAGGCCGTGGCGCGCGACCGCCGACCACGCCGTGTACGACCACTTCAACGGCCGCTGGATCGCCCCGCGGCGCTGGGTGCGCTACGACGGCGCCCCCGAGGACTTCCTGCTGTCGGCGGCGCTGGCGGGCGCGCTGTGGGGTCCCGTCGGCGCCGCACAGGAGCCGCTCGTCGCCGGCGCGGTAGCGGTCGCGGCCGCGTACGCGGCGCTGCGCCGGGTGCTGCCCGGCGTCGTCGAACTGCTCGTCGACCGCCTCCCCGATCCGGTCGTGGGTCGGCTCCCGGCGCGCTACCGGGAGTCGGGCGCGAGCGCCGGCGGGCGAGTCCGATCCCCGAACGGCCGGTAG
- a CDS encoding DUF211 domain-containing protein, translating into MAVVRRVVVDVLKPHAPPLVEFTARVGEAAGVDSARVRLVELDRDVQTVAVTVEGDDVDYDAVAAALEGLGASIHSVDEVVCGDLPARPSGSIVGDDRTGSAE; encoded by the coding sequence ATGGCCGTGGTTCGACGGGTGGTAGTCGACGTGTTGAAGCCGCACGCGCCGCCGCTAGTCGAGTTCACCGCGCGCGTCGGCGAGGCCGCGGGCGTCGACAGCGCCCGCGTCCGGCTCGTCGAGTTGGACCGCGACGTCCAGACCGTCGCGGTGACCGTCGAGGGCGACGACGTCGACTACGACGCCGTCGCGGCGGCGCTGGAGGGACTCGGCGCGTCGATCCACTCCGTCGACGAGGTGGTGTGCGGCGACCTCCCCGCGCGCCCGTCGGGGTCGATCGTCGGCGACGACCGGACCGGATCCGCCGAGTGA
- a CDS encoding CBS domain-containing protein codes for MTVSELMRTDVVTAGPDAAASDLAREMRDERVGSVVIVEGGRPTGIVTDRDLAVGVVAESADPERATARELMTAEPTTVPDDLGVFDLCDEFASARVRRLPVVADDGTLAGIVTLDDLHVMLVDEQSDLSRAVQASIPPY; via the coding sequence ATGACAGTCTCCGAGTTGATGCGAACGGACGTAGTGACCGCCGGGCCGGACGCGGCCGCCAGCGACCTCGCGCGGGAGATGCGCGACGAACGGGTCGGGAGCGTCGTGATCGTCGAGGGCGGCCGGCCGACGGGGATCGTGACCGACCGCGACCTCGCGGTCGGCGTCGTCGCCGAGAGCGCCGACCCCGAACGCGCGACGGCCCGGGAACTGATGACGGCGGAGCCGACGACGGTCCCCGACGATCTGGGCGTGTTCGACCTGTGCGACGAGTTCGCGAGCGCCCGCGTCCGGCGGCTGCCGGTCGTGGCCGACGACGGGACGCTCGCCGGGATCGTGACGCTCGACGACCTCCACGTCATGCTCGTCGACGAGCAGTCGGACCTCTCGCGGGCCGTGCAGGCGTCGATACCGCCGTACTGA